The following coding sequences lie in one Arachis hypogaea cultivar Tifrunner chromosome 4, arahy.Tifrunner.gnm2.J5K5, whole genome shotgun sequence genomic window:
- the LOC112796330 gene encoding nudix hydrolase 25 isoform X1 has protein sequence MEDLPQGYRPNVGVCLINSHNQIFVASRLNVPGAWQMPQGGIEDGEEPKLAAIRELQEETGIASAEIIAEVPKWLTYDFPPPVKTKVNRLWGGEWHGQAQKWFLMQLRDDDIEVNLATGEADPEFAEWKWASPEEVVEEAVDYKRPTYEEVMRTFKPYFQGSAISAKCKSAKW, from the exons ATGGAGGATCTTCCACAAGGTTATCGTCCCAACGTTGGAGTCTGTCTCATCAACTCCCATAATCAG ATATTCGTAGCTTCAAGATTGAATGTTCCAGGAGCATGGCAAATGCCTCAG GGGGGAATTGAAGACGGTGAAGAGCCCAAATTGGCTGCTATTAGGGAGCTTCAAGAAGAAACTGGAATAGCTTCTGCTGAGATAATTGCTGAG GTTCCGAAATGGTTGACTTATGATTTCCCTCCTCCTGTGAAGACTAAAGTCAACCGTCTCTGGGGTGGTGAATGGCATGGACAGGCACAAAAATG GTTTCTCATGCAACTAAGAGATGATGACATTGAAGTCAACTTAGCTACCGGGGAAGCAGACCCGGAATTTGCAGAGTGGAAATGGGCAAGCCCTGAAGAAGTGGTCGAGGAG GCAGTAGACTACAAGAGACCAACCTATGAAGAAGTTATGAGAACCTTTAAGCCTTACTTCCAAGGGAGTGCAATATCTGCCAAGTGCAAATCGGCGAAATGGTGA
- the LOC112796330 gene encoding nudix hydrolase 25 isoform X2, with protein MEDLPQGYRPNVGVCLINSHNQIFVASRLNVPGAWQMPQGGIEDGEEPKLAAIRELQEETGIASAEIIAEVPKWLTYDFPPPVKTKVNRLWGGEWHGQAQKWFLMQLRDDDIEVNLATGEADPEFAEWKWASPEEVVEEAIDYKRPTYEEVMRTFKPYFQGSAISAKCKSAKW; from the exons ATGGAGGATCTTCCACAAGGTTATCGTCCCAACGTTGGAGTCTGTCTCATCAACTCCCATAATCAG ATATTCGTAGCTTCAAGATTGAATGTTCCAGGAGCATGGCAAATGCCTCAG GGGGGAATTGAAGACGGTGAAGAGCCCAAATTGGCTGCTATTAGGGAGCTTCAAGAAGAAACTGGAATAGCTTCTGCTGAGATAATTGCTGAG GTTCCGAAATGGTTGACTTATGATTTCCCTCCTCCTGTGAAGACTAAAGTCAACCGTCTCTGGGGTGGTGAATGGCATGGACAGGCACAAAAATG GTTTCTCATGCAACTAAGAGATGATGACATTGAAGTCAACTTAGCTACCGGGGAAGCAGACCCGGAATTTGCAGAGTGGAAATGGGCAAGCCCTGAAGAAGTGGTCGAGGAGgcta TAGACTACAAGAGACCAACCTATGAAGAAGTTATGAGAACCTTTAAGCCTTACTTCCAAGGGAGTGCAATATCTGCCAAGTGCAAATCGGCGAAATGGTGA